TCATGCCAATCGTGAATTCACGACCAGGAAGAAATGTCTCGACGAGCACCGGTTGTTGAAACTGCGCGAGCAAGCGCGAACAGGTTTGCTCGAGTTCAGCGGCATCGCGAACCTTCGAGGCGGGGGTCACCCCTTTGCCAGTTCCCTCGGCAATCGGTTTGGCGAAGAGGGGATAAGGAAGTTGCACGGCTGCGACATCGGCCAATCGCTCAACCACCGCAAAAGGAGCGGTCGGTACACCCGCTGCACGGACGACGGTCTTCGTCAGCCCTTTGTGCAGCGTGAGGGCCAGGACCAGCGGATCCGAAAATGTATAGGGGATTCCGTATACATCGAGAATCGCGGGAACTTGCGCTTCGCGAGCAATACCGCTCATTCCTTCGGCAATATTAAAGACCAGATCCCAGCGACTACCGGCGCTCAGGCGATCGATCAGTTGGCGGGCGTGGCCGATGCGGTCGGTCTGATGCCCCAGTTCGCGCAGGGCACCTTCGAAGGCGGCGACCGTCGATTCGCGGTCGAACTCGGCGGTTTCTTCTTCA
Above is a window of Anatilimnocola aggregata DNA encoding:
- a CDS encoding D-alanine--D-alanine ligase family protein, which encodes MLIGLTYDLRSEYLAAGLGEEETAEFDRESTVAAFEGALRELGHQTDRIGHARQLIDRLSAGSRWDLVFNIAEGMSGIAREAQVPAILDVYGIPYTFSDPLVLALTLHKGLTKTVVRAAGVPTAPFAVVERLADVAAVQLPYPLFAKPIAEGTGKGVTPASKVRDAAELEQTCSRLLAQFQQPVLVETFLPGREFTIGMIGTGAEAYALGTMEILLLATAEAEVYSYVNKEYCEGRVEYRLVRPDEDPVVRAAEEVALRAWRTLNCRDGGRIDIRCDASGAPSFLEVNPLAGIHPEHSDLPILATMLGITYTDLIGRIVASAQQRIASAPVSLAQKFDSRQGRAQ